A single window of Dermochelys coriacea isolate rDerCor1 chromosome 14, rDerCor1.pri.v4, whole genome shotgun sequence DNA harbors:
- the GNL1 gene encoding guanine nucleotide-binding protein-like 1 isoform X2, whose product MPRKRPFSAKQKKKQLQDKRERKRGLPDGVRSSSNSRSGSHERREDQTDTSDSESLSLHVRKLNQQPAVRRLGERSYDPNRYRLHFERESREELERRKKVAQEKILEPVPESEKELDIQDVYRSGSVLDFPKRPPWSYQMSKEQLLLREEKCFRDYLEGIYSTYQPSQLSYFEHNLETWRQLWRVLEMSDIILLITDVRHPVINFSPALYDFVTKEMRKNLILVLNKIDLAPPALVVAWKHYFQTLFPQVHIICFTSYPQQSQDPSTVFKKRRKRRKGRSTAMGPEQLLHACETITAGKVDLSSWKEKIARDAASAHLPAEVSDEEEDDDEGAAVLVEHQTDVAMDVGVPSQELYKDGVLTVGCVGFPNVGKSSLMNGLVGHKVVSVSRTPGHTKYFQTYFLTPTVRLCDCPGLIFPSLVHRELQILCGIYPISQIQEPYNAVGYLASRIPIQALLKLRHPNTEEGKPETRWCAWDICEAWAEKRGYKTAKAARNDVYRAANSILRLAVDGRLCLCLRPPGYSTQKAMWEHHPETAEIAALQEAHRKHSRRSSEEEEEEEEISSSGEEEDEEKDRDADEEEEEEEEEEEPAASSAEGSSTPAQAPPRRVLKGKLSSRNLFALLGEDEC is encoded by the exons gtCTGCCTGATGGCGTGAGGTCGAGCTCCAACAGCCGGAGTGGCAGCCATGAGCGGCGGGAGGACCAGACGGACACGTCGGACAGCGAGTCTCTGTCCCTGCACGTCCGGAAACTCAACCAGCAGCCAGCAGTCCGCAGGCTGGGGGAGCGCAGCTATGACCCCAACAG GTACCGGCTTCACTTTGAGCGCGAGAGCCGGGAGGAGCTGGAGCGGCGAAAGAAGGTGGCTCAGGAAAAGATCCTGGAGCCTGTCCCAGAAAGTGAGAAGGAGCTGGACATACAGGATGTCTACAGATCCGGATCCG tgCTGGATTTCCCCAAGCGCCCCCCCTGGAGCTACCAGATGAgcaaagagcagctgctgctgcgggAGGAGAAGTGTTTCCGGGACTATCTGGAGGGAATCTACAGCACCTACCAGCCCAGCCAACTCAGCTACTTTGAGCATAACCTGGAG ACCTGGCGTCAGCTGTGGCGGGTGCTGGAGATGTCAGACATTATCCTGCTCATCACAGACGTCCGTCATCCG GTCATTAACTTCTCCCCTGCGCTGTACGACTTTGTGACCAAAGAGATGAGGAAGAATCTGATCCTGGTGCTGAACAAGATCGACCTGGCGCCGCCGGCGCTGGTGGTGGCCTGGAAGCACTACTTCCAGACCCTCTTCCCCCAGGTGCACATCATCTGCTTCACCTCCTACCCCCAGCAAAGCCAGGATCCCAGCACAG TGTTTAAGAAACGGCGGAAACGGAGGAAGGGCAGGAGCACGGCCATGGGACCAGAGCAGCTGCTCCACGCTTGCGAGACCATCACTGCTGGGAAAG TGGACCTGAGCAGCTGGAAGGAGAAGATTGCGCGGGACGCGGCCAGCGCCCACCTGCCCGCTGAGGTCTCGGACGAGGAGGAGGATGACGATGAAGGGGCGGCCGTGCTGGTGGAACACCAGACTGATGTGGCCATGGATGTTGGGGTTCCTTCCCAGGAGCTCTACAAGGACGGCGTTCTTACTGTGGGCTGTGTGG ggttcCCCAACGTGGGCAAATCGTCACTGATGAACGGGCTGGTGGGGCACAAGGTGGTGAGCGTGTCCCGGACGCCCGGCCACACCAAGTACTTCCAGACCTACTTCCTGACCCCCACCGTGCGCCTCTGCGACTGCCCCGGCCTCATATTCCCCTCCCTGGTGCACAGGGAGCTCCAG ATCCTGTGTGGCATCTACCCCATCTCCCAGATCCAGGAGCCCTACAACGCCGTGGGGTACCTGGCCAGCCGCATCCCCATCCAAGCCCTGCTCAAGCTGCGCCACCCCAATACCGAGGAGGGCAAGCCCGAGACCCGGTGGTGCGCCTGGGACATCTGTGAAG CCTGGGCTGAGAAACGCGGTTACAAGACGGCCAAAGCAGCTCGTAACGACGTGTACCGAGCTGCCAACAGCATCCTGCGGCTGGCGGTGGACGGGCGCCTCTGCCTCTGTCTGCGGCCTCCCGGCTACTCCACTCAGAAAG CCATGTGGGAGCACCATCCCGAGACGGCAGAGATTGCCGCCCTGCAGGAGGCTCACCGCAAGCACAGCCGGCGCAgttcagaggaagaggaggaggaagaggagatctccagctctggggaggaggaggatgaggagaAGGACCGTGATgctgatgaggaagaggaggaggaggaggaggaggaagagccagCTGCCTCCAGTGCGGAAGGGAGCAGCACCCCAGCCCAGGCCCCACCCAGGAGGGTGCTGAAGGGGAAACTCTCAAGCCGGAACTTGTTTGCTTTGCTGGGGGAGGATGAATGTTAG
- the RPP21 gene encoding ribonuclease P protein subunit p21, with protein MSAQVKDKEAFQRLSFLYQAAHCVLAQNPENQALARFYCHAQRSISRRLVLRQDPSVKRTICKSCSSLLVPGISSTVRQRRHRGRRWSVIRCLCCGQTKRFPSNPGYKLWAEQPEALLENQPQADQKPAAPQDSPKEPSAQKAKTRSVASGLESRPTPQGTAEAGTRVGKGGPSRR; from the exons ATGTCAGCCCAGGTGAAGGATAAAGAGGCTTTCCAGAGGCTCAGCTTCCTCTACCAG GCGGCTCACTGCGTCCTCGCCCAGAACCCCGAGAACCAGGCCCTGGCGCGATTCTACTGCCATGCACAGCGCAGCATCAGCCGCAGGCTCGTTCTGAGACA GGACCCATCGGTGAAGAGAACCATCTGCAAatcctgctcctccctcctggTCCCTGGCATCAGCTCCACGGTGCGCCAGAGAA GGCACCGCGGCCGGCGTTGGTCAGTCATACGGTGTCTCTGCTGTGGCCAGACCAAGCGCTTCCCAAGCAACCCAGGGTATAAGCTGTGGGCGGAGCAGCCTGAGGCTCTGCTGGAGAACCAGCCCCAAGCCG ACCAGaaacctgcagccccccaggaTTCCCCGAAGGAGCCCTCAGCACAGAAGGCCAAAACCCGCAGTGTGGCCTCTGGTCTCGAGAGCCGCCCCACTCCACAGGGGACTGCAGAGGCCGGGACCCGGGTGGGGAAAGGTGGCCCAAGCAGGAGGTAA
- the GNL1 gene encoding guanine nucleotide-binding protein-like 1 isoform X1 — protein sequence MPRKRPFSAKQKKKQLQDKRERKRGLPDGVRSSSNSRSGSHERREDQTDTSDSESLSLHVRKLNQQPAVRRLGERSYDPNRYRLHFERESREELERRKKVAQEKILEPVPESEKELDIQDVYRSGSVLDFPKRPPWSYQMSKEQLLLREEKCFRDYLEGIYSTYQPSQLSYFEHNLETWRQLWRVLEMSDIILLITDVRHPPSPSAPHQVINFSPALYDFVTKEMRKNLILVLNKIDLAPPALVVAWKHYFQTLFPQVHIICFTSYPQQSQDPSTVFKKRRKRRKGRSTAMGPEQLLHACETITAGKVDLSSWKEKIARDAASAHLPAEVSDEEEDDDEGAAVLVEHQTDVAMDVGVPSQELYKDGVLTVGCVGFPNVGKSSLMNGLVGHKVVSVSRTPGHTKYFQTYFLTPTVRLCDCPGLIFPSLVHRELQILCGIYPISQIQEPYNAVGYLASRIPIQALLKLRHPNTEEGKPETRWCAWDICEAWAEKRGYKTAKAARNDVYRAANSILRLAVDGRLCLCLRPPGYSTQKAMWEHHPETAEIAALQEAHRKHSRRSSEEEEEEEEISSSGEEEDEEKDRDADEEEEEEEEEEEPAASSAEGSSTPAQAPPRRVLKGKLSSRNLFALLGEDEC from the exons gtCTGCCTGATGGCGTGAGGTCGAGCTCCAACAGCCGGAGTGGCAGCCATGAGCGGCGGGAGGACCAGACGGACACGTCGGACAGCGAGTCTCTGTCCCTGCACGTCCGGAAACTCAACCAGCAGCCAGCAGTCCGCAGGCTGGGGGAGCGCAGCTATGACCCCAACAG GTACCGGCTTCACTTTGAGCGCGAGAGCCGGGAGGAGCTGGAGCGGCGAAAGAAGGTGGCTCAGGAAAAGATCCTGGAGCCTGTCCCAGAAAGTGAGAAGGAGCTGGACATACAGGATGTCTACAGATCCGGATCCG tgCTGGATTTCCCCAAGCGCCCCCCCTGGAGCTACCAGATGAgcaaagagcagctgctgctgcgggAGGAGAAGTGTTTCCGGGACTATCTGGAGGGAATCTACAGCACCTACCAGCCCAGCCAACTCAGCTACTTTGAGCATAACCTGGAG ACCTGGCGTCAGCTGTGGCGGGTGCTGGAGATGTCAGACATTATCCTGCTCATCACAGACGTCCGTCATCCG CCATCCCCGTCTGCCCCCCACCAGGTCATTAACTTCTCCCCTGCGCTGTACGACTTTGTGACCAAAGAGATGAGGAAGAATCTGATCCTGGTGCTGAACAAGATCGACCTGGCGCCGCCGGCGCTGGTGGTGGCCTGGAAGCACTACTTCCAGACCCTCTTCCCCCAGGTGCACATCATCTGCTTCACCTCCTACCCCCAGCAAAGCCAGGATCCCAGCACAG TGTTTAAGAAACGGCGGAAACGGAGGAAGGGCAGGAGCACGGCCATGGGACCAGAGCAGCTGCTCCACGCTTGCGAGACCATCACTGCTGGGAAAG TGGACCTGAGCAGCTGGAAGGAGAAGATTGCGCGGGACGCGGCCAGCGCCCACCTGCCCGCTGAGGTCTCGGACGAGGAGGAGGATGACGATGAAGGGGCGGCCGTGCTGGTGGAACACCAGACTGATGTGGCCATGGATGTTGGGGTTCCTTCCCAGGAGCTCTACAAGGACGGCGTTCTTACTGTGGGCTGTGTGG ggttcCCCAACGTGGGCAAATCGTCACTGATGAACGGGCTGGTGGGGCACAAGGTGGTGAGCGTGTCCCGGACGCCCGGCCACACCAAGTACTTCCAGACCTACTTCCTGACCCCCACCGTGCGCCTCTGCGACTGCCCCGGCCTCATATTCCCCTCCCTGGTGCACAGGGAGCTCCAG ATCCTGTGTGGCATCTACCCCATCTCCCAGATCCAGGAGCCCTACAACGCCGTGGGGTACCTGGCCAGCCGCATCCCCATCCAAGCCCTGCTCAAGCTGCGCCACCCCAATACCGAGGAGGGCAAGCCCGAGACCCGGTGGTGCGCCTGGGACATCTGTGAAG CCTGGGCTGAGAAACGCGGTTACAAGACGGCCAAAGCAGCTCGTAACGACGTGTACCGAGCTGCCAACAGCATCCTGCGGCTGGCGGTGGACGGGCGCCTCTGCCTCTGTCTGCGGCCTCCCGGCTACTCCACTCAGAAAG CCATGTGGGAGCACCATCCCGAGACGGCAGAGATTGCCGCCCTGCAGGAGGCTCACCGCAAGCACAGCCGGCGCAgttcagaggaagaggaggaggaagaggagatctccagctctggggaggaggaggatgaggagaAGGACCGTGATgctgatgaggaagaggaggaggaggaggaggaggaagagccagCTGCCTCCAGTGCGGAAGGGAGCAGCACCCCAGCCCAGGCCCCACCCAGGAGGGTGCTGAAGGGGAAACTCTCAAGCCGGAACTTGTTTGCTTTGCTGGGGGAGGATGAATGTTAG